From Streptomyces sp. NBC_00237, a single genomic window includes:
- a CDS encoding GNAT family N-acetyltransferase, translating to MGTSVIISAVADERDAEQILKLQYLCYQSEAELYDDYTLEPLTQSLADLTAELGRGYALVARLGEEVVGSVRAVVDEDGTARIEKLVVHPRMRRHGLGGRLLGAVEAHLATSLDAKRFRLFTGHRSETNLRLYRSRGYATVSRKPVGPQLTLITLEKDAESYAASA from the coding sequence ATGGGCACGAGCGTGATCATCTCTGCGGTGGCGGACGAACGGGACGCCGAGCAGATCCTCAAACTCCAGTACCTCTGCTACCAGAGCGAGGCGGAGCTGTACGACGACTACACCCTCGAACCCCTCACCCAGTCCCTCGCGGACCTGACGGCCGAACTCGGCCGGGGCTACGCGCTGGTGGCACGGCTGGGGGAGGAGGTCGTCGGCTCCGTCAGGGCGGTGGTCGACGAGGACGGCACGGCCCGCATCGAGAAACTCGTCGTGCACCCGCGCATGCGCCGCCACGGCTTGGGCGGCCGCCTGCTCGGAGCGGTGGAGGCCCACTTGGCCACGTCCCTCGACGCGAAGCGCTTCCGCCTCTTCACGGGCCACCGCAGCGAAACGAATCTGCGCCTCTACCGAAGCAGGGGCTACGCGACGGTGTCCCGGAAACCGGTCGGCCCCCAGCTGACCCTGATCACCCTGGAGAAAGACGCGGAGTCGTACGCGGCGAGCGCGTAG
- a CDS encoding MetQ/NlpA family ABC transporter substrate-binding protein, with protein MRKNIKISLAAAAVTALALGVSACGTASDPAAAKKDEGGKVDASKALVVAASPTPHADILNFVQKNLAEKAGLKLTVKEFSDYVLPNTATQSGEVDANFFQHKPYLDDFNKKRGTDIVPVVNVELEPLALYSKKVKDLKELKSGQTVAVPNDTTNEGRALHLLADNGVIVLKDGVGTDAKLSDIKDKKGLEFKELEAATLPRALDQVDAAVINGNYAIQAKLSPAKDALASEKADGNPYANFLAVKKGNEKDPRVEKLAKLLNSDEVKQYIEKKYTGLVVPSFGAVK; from the coding sequence GTGCGTAAGAACATCAAGATCTCCCTCGCCGCCGCCGCTGTCACCGCCCTCGCCCTGGGCGTCTCCGCCTGCGGCACGGCCTCCGACCCGGCCGCCGCCAAGAAGGACGAGGGCGGCAAGGTCGACGCGTCCAAGGCGCTCGTCGTCGCCGCGTCCCCGACGCCGCACGCCGACATCCTCAACTTCGTCCAGAAGAACCTGGCGGAGAAGGCCGGACTGAAGCTGACGGTGAAGGAGTTCTCGGACTACGTCCTGCCGAACACCGCCACCCAGTCCGGCGAGGTCGACGCCAACTTCTTCCAGCACAAGCCCTACCTCGACGACTTCAACAAGAAGCGCGGCACGGACATCGTCCCGGTCGTCAACGTCGAGCTGGAGCCGCTGGCCCTGTACTCCAAGAAGGTCAAGGACCTCAAGGAGCTGAAGTCCGGCCAGACCGTCGCCGTCCCCAACGACACCACCAACGAGGGCCGCGCCCTCCACCTGCTCGCCGACAACGGCGTCATCGTCCTCAAGGACGGCGTGGGCACCGACGCCAAGCTGTCCGACATCAAGGACAAGAAGGGCCTGGAGTTCAAGGAGCTGGAGGCCGCCACGCTGCCCCGCGCCCTGGACCAGGTCGACGCCGCCGTCATCAACGGCAACTACGCCATCCAGGCCAAGCTGTCCCCCGCCAAGGACGCCCTCGCCTCCGAGAAGGCCGACGGCAACCCGTACGCGAACTTCCTCGCCGTCAAGAAGGGCAACGAGAAGGACCCGCGCGTCGAGAAGCTCGCCAAGCTCCTCAACTCCGACGAGGTCAAGCAGTACATCGAGAAGAAGTACACCGGCCTGGTCGTCCCGTCCTTCGGCGCGGTCAAGTAA
- a CDS encoding GNAT family N-acetyltransferase → MTTTFPDVSISTDRLVLRPYEEADIPAHVEMMNDEAVTAWTTAPHPYTARDAERWVRRIAPTERTQGRGIVFAVTEFLTQRLVGLIHLSATDWRIQAAELRYVTAPWARGEGYATEAVLAVAQWLFRDQRFERIELRTPADNTAAQQVAQRVGCISEGVLRNAWIARTRTENGTAEGWTDIRTDLIVWSLLPEDLEGVGDQMADAGGYASAYTDWN, encoded by the coding sequence ATGACAACCACCTTCCCGGACGTCTCCATCAGCACGGACCGGCTGGTGCTGCGCCCCTACGAGGAGGCGGACATCCCGGCGCACGTCGAGATGATGAACGACGAGGCGGTGACCGCCTGGACCACCGCCCCCCACCCCTACACCGCGCGCGACGCCGAACGGTGGGTGCGCCGCATCGCGCCCACCGAGCGCACCCAGGGCCGGGGCATCGTCTTCGCCGTCACCGAGTTCCTCACCCAGCGCCTCGTCGGCCTCATCCACCTCTCGGCCACCGACTGGCGCATCCAGGCCGCCGAGCTCCGTTACGTCACAGCCCCCTGGGCCCGTGGCGAGGGGTACGCCACCGAGGCCGTCCTCGCGGTCGCCCAGTGGCTCTTCCGCGACCAGCGCTTCGAGCGCATCGAACTGCGCACCCCGGCCGACAACACCGCCGCCCAGCAGGTCGCCCAGCGGGTCGGCTGCATCAGCGAGGGCGTCCTGCGCAACGCCTGGATAGCGCGTACGCGCACGGAGAACGGCACCGCCGAAGGCTGGACGGACATCCGTACCGACCTCATCGTGTGGAGCCTGCTGCCCGAGGACCTCGAAGGCGTGGGTGACCAGATGGCGGACGCGGGCGGCTACGCGTCGGCGTACACCGACTGGAACTGA
- a CDS encoding sigma-70 family RNA polymerase sigma factor produces MDLQPQEVQALAPLLAAEAAAEAMGAGVDAADLEQAVWVRLLEQPGGVPQEPAGWLRGAVRAEARLARRRVGRETSYAAEPPAAYDAGPEPAVLAAERRRALRAAVRRLPARCRPLLALLLSPSDPTYREIAGELGMSQGSLGPMRSRCLGCLRRMLAAEVAPPARRGMEP; encoded by the coding sequence ATGGATCTACAGCCGCAAGAGGTACAGGCCCTGGCCCCGCTCCTCGCCGCCGAGGCCGCAGCGGAGGCGATGGGTGCGGGCGTCGACGCAGCCGACCTCGAACAGGCCGTCTGGGTAAGGCTGTTGGAGCAGCCGGGCGGAGTTCCGCAGGAGCCCGCGGGCTGGCTGCGCGGCGCGGTCCGCGCGGAGGCGCGGCTGGCCCGCCGCCGGGTCGGGCGGGAGACGTCGTACGCCGCCGAGCCTCCGGCGGCGTACGACGCGGGCCCGGAACCGGCCGTCCTGGCCGCCGAGCGCCGCCGGGCCCTGCGCGCGGCGGTCCGCCGCCTCCCGGCCCGCTGCCGCCCGCTCCTGGCTCTGTTGTTGTCCCCGTCCGACCCCACCTACCGGGAAATCGCAGGGGAGTTGGGAATGTCACAAGGGAGTTTGGGGCCCATGCGTTCCCGTTGCCTGGGATGCCTGCGCAGAATGCTCGCGGCGGAGGTTGCGCCCCCTGCGCGCAGGGGAATGGAGCCGTAG
- a CDS encoding TetR/AcrR family transcriptional regulator, protein MTVDRDRVLRSAAALLTRKATATMDEVARAAGIGRATLHRHFAGRDALIKALEDLGLRELDAALDAARLDEDTATEALRRLIAGSEPAAGLFAFLITENQLFEGEQNQGWDRIDARIAALFRRGQESGEFRIDLGPAWLTDALYGLVTSAAWSIQDGRSAGKDYQHMIVELLLGGVRRSVEK, encoded by the coding sequence ATGACAGTCGACCGCGACCGCGTCCTCCGCTCCGCCGCCGCCCTCCTCACCCGCAAGGCCACCGCGACCATGGACGAGGTCGCCAGGGCCGCAGGCATCGGACGCGCCACCCTGCACCGGCACTTCGCCGGTCGTGACGCCCTCATCAAGGCACTCGAAGACCTCGGGCTCCGCGAGCTCGACGCGGCTCTCGACGCGGCCCGCCTCGACGAGGACACCGCGACCGAGGCCCTGCGCCGCCTCATCGCCGGATCCGAACCCGCCGCCGGGCTCTTCGCCTTCCTCATCACCGAGAACCAGCTCTTCGAGGGCGAGCAGAACCAGGGCTGGGACCGCATCGACGCCCGCATCGCCGCCCTCTTCCGGCGCGGCCAGGAGAGCGGCGAATTCCGGATCGACCTCGGCCCGGCCTGGCTGACCGACGCCCTGTACGGGCTCGTCACCTCCGCCGCCTGGTCGATCCAGGACGGCCGCAGCGCCGGCAAGGACTACCAGCACATGATCGTCGAGTTGCTGCTCGGCGGTGTACGACGGAGCGTGGAGAAATGA
- a CDS encoding MFS transporter: MTSTEQRHQEQGSGGTASPGRWLALAVLVFAVLLVAVDATVLGLATPFLSEDLKPSGTQLLWIGDVYSFVIAGLLVSMGSLGDRIGRKKLLLTGAVAFGAVSVLNAYATSPEMMIVARALLGVAGATLMPSTLALIRNIFHDPKERSLAVGIWGAAASAGAAVGPVVGGFLLEHFWWGSVFLINLPVMAVLVVVGIKLLPESKDPSPGPWDVLSVLLSLVGMVAVVYAIKEAAVHGFRWDIAVAAVVGLGALYWFVRRQRTLESPLLDMRLFQHRGFSGAVLADLLTILGLSGLVFFLSQFLQLVQERSPLNAGLIELPAAVGAVGAGLTAGFLARRTSVRLAVSGGLTAVGLSLAACTLMTSDTGVVALGCALFLGGLGAGLAFTVTADVILSSVPKEQAGAASAVSETAYELGAALGIALLGSIVTGIYRGFPVPDGVPADVSAAAHDSLGGAVEAATRLPQDQSAALLTAARDSFTDGFQTAALIGALVLLATACAAWFMLRGQKLEEGIEH, encoded by the coding sequence ATGACAAGCACCGAACAGCGGCACCAGGAACAGGGCTCCGGGGGGACAGCCAGCCCCGGACGCTGGCTCGCCCTCGCGGTGCTCGTCTTCGCCGTGCTCCTGGTGGCCGTCGACGCCACGGTCCTCGGCCTCGCGACCCCGTTCCTGAGCGAGGACCTGAAACCTTCCGGCACCCAGCTCCTGTGGATCGGCGACGTCTACTCGTTCGTCATCGCGGGCCTGCTCGTGTCCATGGGCAGCCTCGGCGACCGGATCGGCCGCAAGAAACTGCTGCTCACGGGTGCCGTCGCGTTCGGTGCGGTGTCCGTGCTCAACGCGTACGCCACCAGCCCCGAGATGATGATCGTCGCCCGCGCGCTGCTCGGCGTCGCCGGTGCGACCCTCATGCCGTCCACCCTCGCGCTGATCCGCAACATCTTCCACGACCCCAAGGAACGCAGCCTCGCGGTCGGCATCTGGGGTGCCGCCGCCTCCGCCGGTGCGGCCGTCGGCCCGGTCGTCGGCGGATTCCTCCTCGAACACTTCTGGTGGGGGTCGGTCTTCCTCATCAACCTCCCGGTCATGGCCGTCCTCGTCGTCGTCGGCATCAAGCTGCTGCCCGAGTCCAAGGACCCCTCGCCCGGGCCGTGGGACGTACTCAGCGTGCTGCTCTCGCTGGTCGGCATGGTCGCCGTCGTGTACGCCATCAAGGAGGCCGCGGTACACGGCTTCCGCTGGGACATCGCCGTCGCGGCCGTCGTCGGCCTCGGCGCGCTGTACTGGTTCGTACGCCGCCAACGCACCTTGGAATCACCGCTCCTGGACATGCGGCTCTTCCAGCACCGAGGCTTCTCCGGTGCGGTGCTCGCCGACCTGCTGACCATCCTCGGCCTGTCCGGTCTGGTCTTCTTCCTCTCCCAGTTCCTCCAACTGGTCCAGGAACGCTCCCCGTTGAATGCCGGACTCATCGAACTCCCGGCCGCCGTCGGCGCGGTGGGCGCCGGCCTGACCGCCGGATTCCTGGCCCGCCGTACGTCCGTACGCCTCGCGGTGTCGGGCGGCCTGACCGCCGTCGGCCTCTCCCTCGCCGCGTGCACGCTGATGACCTCCGACACCGGAGTGGTGGCGCTCGGCTGCGCGCTCTTCCTCGGCGGCCTCGGCGCGGGCCTCGCCTTCACGGTCACCGCCGACGTCATCCTCTCCAGCGTGCCCAAGGAACAGGCGGGTGCCGCGTCCGCCGTCTCGGAGACCGCCTACGAACTCGGCGCGGCCCTCGGCATCGCCCTGCTCGGCTCCATCGTCACCGGCATCTACCGGGGCTTCCCGGTCCCGGACGGGGTTCCGGCCGACGTCTCGGCGGCGGCGCACGACTCGCTCGGCGGGGCCGTGGAGGCGGCCACCCGGCTGCCGCAGGACCAGTCCGCCGCCCTGCTGACGGCCGCCCGGGACTCCTTCACCGACGGCTTCCAGACCGCCGCCCTCATCGGCGCGCTGGTGCTGCTCGCGACGGCGTGCGCGGCGTGGTTCATGCTGCGCGGCCAGAAGCTCGAAGAGGGCATCGAGCACTGA
- a CDS encoding glycerophosphodiester phosphodiesterase, with amino-acid sequence MTHGAEFGPGRRMLLGAAVLGASGAALGISGTAHAAESARRGDGHGGPAYKRLPVPTVVAHRGASGYRPEHTLGSYQLALDMGAHVIEQDLVPTKDGHLVCRHENDITGTTDVADHPEFAARKTTKTVDGTKLTGWFTEDFTLAELKTLRTKERIPAVRQRNTLYDGRWQIPTFEEVLRWAEKESRKRDRPVWLHVETKHPTYFRGLGLGLEEPLARLLRKYGRHKTNSPTFLQSFEPSSMQRMAKLVSGPRVVLLGAATDRPWDFVQSGDPRTVADLVKPEGLKWISTYAQGIGPSLDLVIPRDASGKLGKPTTLVRDAHAKNLVLHPYTARNENAFLPADFRKGTDPAAYGDAFAAFRTYFATGIDGIFSDNPDTALLAAADHRP; translated from the coding sequence ATGACACACGGTGCGGAATTCGGCCCCGGGCGACGGATGTTGCTGGGCGCGGCGGTCCTCGGAGCGTCCGGTGCCGCCCTCGGAATCTCCGGTACGGCACACGCCGCCGAGTCCGCGAGACGTGGCGACGGTCACGGCGGACCGGCGTACAAGCGCCTGCCCGTCCCCACGGTCGTGGCCCACCGGGGGGCCAGCGGCTACCGCCCCGAGCACACCCTCGGCTCGTACCAGCTCGCCCTCGACATGGGCGCGCACGTGATCGAGCAGGACCTCGTCCCCACCAAGGACGGTCACCTGGTCTGCCGCCACGAGAACGACATCACCGGCACCACCGACGTCGCCGACCACCCCGAGTTCGCCGCCCGCAAGACCACCAAGACGGTCGACGGGACGAAACTCACGGGCTGGTTCACGGAGGACTTCACCCTCGCCGAGCTGAAGACCCTCCGCACCAAGGAGCGCATCCCGGCCGTCCGTCAGCGCAACACCCTCTACGACGGCCGCTGGCAGATACCCACCTTCGAGGAGGTGCTGCGCTGGGCCGAGAAGGAGAGCCGCAAGCGCGACCGCCCGGTGTGGCTGCACGTCGAGACGAAGCACCCCACCTACTTCCGCGGCTTGGGCCTCGGCCTCGAAGAGCCCCTCGCCCGTCTCCTCCGCAAGTACGGCCGCCACAAAACCAACTCCCCGACGTTCCTCCAGTCCTTCGAGCCCAGCAGCATGCAGCGCATGGCCAAGCTCGTCTCAGGCCCCCGCGTCGTCCTCCTCGGCGCCGCCACCGACCGCCCCTGGGACTTCGTCCAGTCCGGCGACCCGCGCACCGTGGCCGACCTGGTCAAGCCCGAGGGCCTGAAGTGGATCTCCACGTACGCCCAGGGCATCGGCCCCAGCCTGGACCTGGTCATCCCGCGCGACGCCTCCGGCAAGCTCGGCAAGCCGACCACCCTGGTCCGCGACGCCCACGCGAAGAACCTGGTCCTGCACCCCTACACGGCCCGCAACGAGAACGCCTTCCTGCCCGCCGACTTCCGCAAGGGGACGGACCCGGCCGCCTACGGTGACGCCTTCGCGGCCTTCCGCACCTACTTCGCCACGGGCATCGACGGCATCTTCTCCGACAACCCGGACACGGCACTGCTCGCGGCGGCCGACCACCGCCCGTAG
- a CDS encoding methionine ABC transporter permease — protein sequence MTWSEMQPLLEQGIIDTLYMVLWATIVSVLGGLPLGLLLVLTDKGGLLQNTVVNKVVGVIVNIGRSLPFIVLLIALIPFTTFVVGTFIGPSAMVVPLAIGAIPFFARLVETAVREVDHGLVEAAQAMGGGVPTVVFKVLLPQALPTLISAVTTTVIVLVGYSAMAGAVGGGGLGSVAVNYGYNRFETNFMLITVVVLVALVTVVQLIGDGAVRLLARRGRTA from the coding sequence GTGACCTGGTCAGAGATGCAGCCCCTGCTGGAGCAGGGCATCATCGACACGCTCTACATGGTCCTGTGGGCCACGATCGTCTCCGTACTCGGCGGCCTCCCGCTGGGTCTGCTCCTCGTCCTCACCGACAAGGGCGGTCTGCTCCAGAACACGGTCGTGAACAAGGTCGTCGGCGTCATCGTCAACATCGGCCGCTCGCTGCCCTTCATCGTGCTGCTGATCGCGCTGATCCCCTTCACGACCTTCGTGGTCGGTACGTTCATCGGCCCCAGCGCCATGGTCGTACCGCTGGCCATCGGCGCCATCCCCTTCTTCGCCCGGCTTGTCGAGACGGCCGTCCGCGAGGTCGACCACGGGCTGGTCGAAGCCGCCCAGGCGATGGGCGGCGGCGTGCCGACGGTCGTCTTCAAGGTGCTCCTCCCGCAGGCCCTGCCGACCCTGATCTCCGCCGTCACCACCACGGTGATCGTCCTCGTCGGCTACTCGGCGATGGCCGGAGCGGTCGGCGGCGGCGGACTCGGCAGCGTGGCCGTCAACTACGGCTACAACCGCTTCGAGACCAACTTCATGCTCATCACCGTCGTGGTGCTGGTCGCCCTGGTCACGGTCGTCCAGCTGATCGGCGACGGCGCCGTGCGCCTGCTCGCCCGCCGGGGCCGCACCGCCTAG
- a CDS encoding 1-acyl-sn-glycerol-3-phosphate acyltransferase → MSRLGLIKAVLGPILRLMFRPQVEGAENIPGTGPVILAGNHLTFIDSMIMPICLDRPVHYIGKDEYVTGKGLKGRLMAWFFTSCGMIPVDRDGGRGGVAALMTGRRVLEEGKMFSIYPEGTRSPDGRLYRGRTGIARLTLMTGAPVIPFAMIGTDKIQPGGAGLPRPGKVTVRFGKPMEFSRYEGMDRDRYVLRAVTDSVMSEVMQLSGQEYVDMYATKAKAA, encoded by the coding sequence TTGTCCCGTCTCGGGCTCATCAAGGCAGTGCTCGGACCGATCCTGCGGCTGATGTTCCGCCCCCAGGTGGAAGGCGCGGAGAACATCCCGGGGACGGGTCCGGTGATCCTCGCCGGGAATCACCTCACCTTCATCGACTCGATGATCATGCCGATCTGCCTGGACCGCCCCGTCCACTACATCGGCAAGGACGAGTACGTCACGGGCAAGGGCCTCAAGGGCCGCCTCATGGCGTGGTTCTTCACCAGCTGCGGCATGATCCCGGTCGACCGGGACGGCGGGCGCGGGGGCGTCGCGGCGCTGATGACCGGCCGCCGGGTGCTGGAGGAGGGCAAGATGTTCTCGATCTACCCCGAGGGCACCCGCTCCCCCGACGGCCGCCTGTACCGGGGCCGCACCGGCATCGCCCGACTGACGCTCATGACGGGCGCCCCGGTGATCCCGTTCGCGATGATCGGCACCGACAAGATCCAGCCGGGCGGCGCGGGCCTGCCGCGCCCCGGCAAGGTGACGGTGCGCTTCGGCAAGCCGATGGAGTTCTCGCGCTACGAGGGCATGGACCGCGACCGGTACGTGCTGCGGGCGGTGACCGACTCGGTGATGTCGGAGGTCATGCAGCTGTCGGGTCAGGAGTACGTCGACATGTACGCCACGAAGGCCAAGGCCGCCTGA
- a CDS encoding methionine ABC transporter ATP-binding protein produces MITTTGLTKVYASRGREVTALDGVDLHVREGEVFGVIGQSGAGKSSLIRCVNLLERPTSGTVTVDGVDLTALAGRGQRASKELRAARSRIGMVFQHFNLLSSRTVQGNIELPLEILGVSGKERSRKALELLDLVGLADKAKSYPGQLSGGQKQRVGIARALAGDPKVLLSDEATSALDPETTRSILQLLRDLNQQLGLTVLLITHEMDVVKTICDSAALMKRGRVVETGTVAELLATPGSELASELFPVTGHATGPGRTVVDVTFQGEAATQPVISQLSRTYNIDISILGAAMDTVGGKQIGRMRIELPGQYEENVVPVGFLREQGLQVDVVEDEDDADEPADVPAPIPALAKESAK; encoded by the coding sequence GTGATCACCACTACTGGCCTGACCAAGGTCTACGCCTCGCGCGGCCGAGAGGTCACCGCCCTCGACGGCGTCGACCTGCACGTCCGCGAGGGCGAGGTGTTCGGCGTGATCGGTCAGAGCGGCGCCGGTAAATCCTCGCTCATCCGCTGCGTCAACCTGCTGGAACGCCCCACCTCCGGCACCGTGACCGTCGACGGCGTCGACCTCACCGCACTCGCCGGACGAGGCCAGCGCGCCAGCAAGGAACTGCGCGCCGCCCGCTCCCGCATCGGCATGGTCTTCCAGCACTTCAACCTGCTGTCCTCGCGCACCGTGCAGGGCAACATCGAACTGCCCCTCGAAATCCTCGGCGTCTCCGGCAAGGAGCGCAGCCGCAAGGCCCTCGAACTCCTCGACCTCGTAGGACTGGCCGACAAGGCGAAGTCCTACCCCGGTCAGCTCTCCGGCGGTCAGAAGCAGCGCGTCGGCATCGCCCGCGCCCTCGCCGGTGACCCCAAGGTGCTGCTCTCCGACGAGGCGACGAGCGCGCTCGACCCCGAGACGACCCGCTCGATCCTCCAGCTCCTGCGCGACCTCAACCAGCAGCTCGGCCTGACCGTCCTGCTCATCACGCACGAGATGGACGTCGTCAAGACGATCTGCGACTCGGCGGCCCTGATGAAGCGCGGACGTGTCGTCGAGACCGGAACCGTCGCGGAACTGCTGGCCACCCCCGGCTCCGAGCTGGCCTCCGAGCTGTTCCCGGTGACCGGCCACGCGACGGGACCCGGCCGCACCGTCGTCGACGTCACCTTCCAGGGCGAGGCCGCCACCCAGCCGGTCATCTCGCAGCTCTCCCGCACGTACAACATCGACATCTCGATCCTGGGCGCCGCCATGGACACCGTCGGCGGCAAGCAGATCGGCCGGATGCGGATCGAGCTTCCCGGCCAGTACGAGGAGAACGTCGTCCCGGTCGGCTTCCTGCGCGAGCAGGGCCTTCAGGTCGACGTCGTCGAGGACGAAGACGACGCCGACGAGCCAGCCGACGTACCGGCCCCGATCCCCGCCCTGGCCAAGGAGAGTGCCAAGTGA